One window from the genome of Cyprinus carpio isolate SPL01 chromosome B1, ASM1834038v1, whole genome shotgun sequence encodes:
- the LOC122135852 gene encoding dentin sialophosphoprotein-like, with translation MKPAMLILCLLGAAYANPILHKMAMEMIQHASNSSESSSISESSDQSNTSEPSDEKSKETVSDSSSSESTESDSNEPISSESHSVESLIGKSETALTSDNTQSSNENVRKGWIYTLKWVHKNNNAIVQATSQPDENDIKSTSDASKKSESSVSSESQEMAVLNTKQEDNSVDTSESTENSYIVDGTEYSTSNSSSSSSSSSSSESTESKNSAMDSESRLSECQPGADSQECDSEEDFPQDIGDDGATDPFNGILMPDVTEP, from the exons atGAAACCTGCCATGTTGATTCTCTGTCTGCTGGGAGCAGCTTATGCTAATCCA ATCTTGCATAAAATGGCTATGGAGATGATTCAACATGCATCCAACTCT TCGGAGAGCTCTTCAATATCTGAATCCTCTGACCAGAGTAATACCTCAGAACCTTCAGATGAG aaaTCTAAGGAAACTGTCTCCGACAGCAGC AGCTCAGAATCAACTGAATCAGACTCTAATGAACCG atctCAAGTGAAAGCCATTCTGTGGAAAGTCTG ATTGGAAAAAGTGAGACTGCACTGACATCAGATAACACTCAAAGCAGTAACGAGAACGTTCGTAAG GGCTGGATCTACACCCTCAAATGGGTTCATAAGAACAACAATGCCATTGTGCAAGCGACCAGCCAGCCAGACGAGAATGACATCAAATCCACTAGTGACGcatcaaaaaaaagtgaaagcagTGTTTCAAGTGAAAGCCAGGAAATGGCTGTTCTAAACACAAAGCAAGAGGATAACAGTGTGGACACAAGTGAAAGCactgaaaacagttatattgttgACGGAACTGAGTACAGTaccagcaacagcagcagcagcagcagcagcagcagtagcagtGAAAGCACAGAGTCCAAAAACAGTGCAATGGACAGCGAAAGTCGCTTAAGTGAGTGCCAGCCAGGGGCTGACAGCCAAGAATGTGACAGCGAGGAAGACTTTCCTCAGGATATCGGTGATGATGGTGCAACCGACCCTTTCAATGGCATCCTAATGCCTGATGTCACTGAGCCCTAG
- the LOC109091266 gene encoding SPARC-like protein 1 — MKKDLFLFCFLVSALAASVQSNPHGKKQHVRHNTTPKEQPGSVKRHDSNDGVLPTFLPFESSTQDPEDEDKREENESRVEMKQAEAEELEVSEEGEKNTPLLLSEEALSQLLQVPEEEDDDSSKKDKEMKEMEEEGKKDGESTMKNEDGTEKRNGEKDVEDANETDSSTESEIPIDLDYATDRDASQPLPTKLEEVKASTINAKEKETEETAEDVIPTVTVDYDSQQSNTDSEDIAEEQDVPAEQTQDEPLQDSENDNEQEKSDQQDKKNSSESEDAILSSGKKTKKEKKKQKNEGNSHGKSKHKRLRNNQHLEKMQSDQAEHNHRKDPEKLEEPTENTEPKTKKKNGKWSRLVGMNPIQIRAAMELYPDIRPTHRPSGQGLSDDPCENFRCKRGKTCKMNDENKPVCVCQEPSECPLSVNDFEHVCGTDNKTYDTSCQLFATKCGLEGTKIGHRLHLDYTGSCKFIPPCPESELVQFPLRMRDWLKNVLLQLYEHESMSPGFLTAKQSIRVQKIYESERRLHADDHSVEILQQDFEKNYNMYIYPVHWQFAQMDQHPSDKFLSHSELAPLRVPLVPMEHCTSVFFQKCDADKDKLVSFKEWCSCFGIKEDDMDANLLF, encoded by the exons atgaaGAAAGACCTGTTTCTCTTCTGCTTTTTGGTTTCAGCACTGGCTGCATCT gtACAAAGTAATCCACATGGAAAAAAGCAGCATGTCAGACACAACACAACTCCAAAAGAGCAG ccaGGGTCAGTGAAGCGTCATGACAGTAACGATGGAGTTCTGCCCACATTTCTGCCTTTTGAGTCCAGCACACAGGACCCAGAGGATGAGGACAAGAGAGAAGAGAATGAGAGCCGTGTGGAAATGAAGCAAGCAGAGGCAGAAGAGCTTGAAGTTTCAGAGGAAGGTGAGAAGAATACACCTTTGCTCCTGAGTGAGGAGGCACTGTCTCAGCTCCTACAGGTCCccgaggaggaagatgatgatagttcaaaaaaagacaaagaaatgaAGGAGATGGAGGAGGAGGGAAAGAAAGATGGAGAATCTACGATGAAGAATGAAGATGGAACTGAAAAAAGAAATGGTGAGAAAGATGTAGAGGATGCAAATGAGACCGACAGCAGTACTGAGTCAGAGATCCCAATTGATTTGGACTATGCAACTGACCGTGATGCTTCACAACCACTACCCACCAAGCTAGAGGAGGTCAAAGCTTCAACCATCAACGCTAAGGAAAAAGAGACAGAGGAAACAGCTGAAGATGTGATTCCCACAGTCACAGTGGACTATGATTCTCAGCAATCCAACACTGACTCTGAGGACATTGCAGAAGAGCAGGACGTGCCAGCAGAACAAACCCAAGATGAGCCTTTACAAGACTCTGAGAATGACAATGAACAAGAGAAGAGTGATCAACAGGATAAGAAGAACAGCAGTGAATCTGAGGATGCTATTCTTTCTAGTGGCAAGAAGACaaagaaggagaagaaaaagCAGAAGAATGAAGGCAACAGCCATGGAAAGAGCAAACACAAGAGGCTACGAAACAATCAGCACCTCGAGAAGATGCAGAGTGACCAAGCAGAACATAATCATAGGAAAGACCCAGAAAAACTGGAGGAGCCCACTGAAAATACAGAGCCTAAAACCAAAAAGAAGAATGGGAAATGG TCTCGCTTGGTGGGGATGAATCCCATACAGATCAGGGCCGCTATGGAGCTTTACCCTGACATTCGACCCACCCATCGGCCCAGCGGACAGGGGTTGTCAGATG ACCCCTGCGAGAACTTTCGCTGTAAAAGAGGAAAGACGTGCAAAATGAATGATGAGAACaaacctgtctgtgtgtgtcaggagCCGTCAGAATGTCCTCTCAGTGTAAATGATTTTGAGCAT GTATGTGGAACTGACAATAAGACATATGACACATCCTGTCAGCTTTTTGCCACCAAGTGTGGCCTTGAGGGGACCAAAATAGGCCACAGACTTCACCTGGATTACACTGGATCCTGCAAAT TTATTCCTCCATGTCCAGAGTCGGAGCTGGTGCAGTTCCCTCTGCGTATGCGAGATTGGCTGAAGAATGTGCTTTTGCAATTATATGAGCATGAATCCATGTCTCCTGGCTTTCTCACAGCTAAACAAAGTATCAGG GTTCAGAAGATCTATGAGAGTGAGAGACGTCTTCATGCAGACGATCACTCCGTTGAGATTCTACAGCAGGACTTTGAGAAGAACTACAACATGTACATCTATCCAGTGCACTGGCAGTTTGCACAGATGGACCAGCATCCTTCAGACAA GTTTCTTTCTCACTCTGAGCTGGCTCCACTGCGTGTCCCCCTAGTTCCAATGGAGCATTGCACCTCAGTCTTTTTCCAAAAGTGTGATGCTGACAAGGACAAACTGGTCTCCTTCAAGGAGTGGTGCAGCTGCTTTGGCATTAAGGAAG ATGATATGGATGCCAATCTGCTGTTCTGA